The nucleotide window CCTTTTAAATAAAAAAAGAGAAGCTAAATAGCTTCTCTTTTATAATAATTTTCTAAAACAAATTTGTTTTATGCTTTTTTTGAAACTCTTTGACACTCTTTTACAAAGTGAATTGCATTTTCAACTGGAACATCAGGTAAAATTCCATGACCTAAATTAAAGATGTGTCCACTTCCACCCATAATATTTTGAATTGCTTCAACACACATAGTTGTTGCCTCTTTTGAATATAATCTACAAGGTTCCATATTTCCTTGTAAAACATATTTTTCACCTAATTTTTCCTTTGCAAGAGCCATTGGTGTTCCCCAGTCTACTCCAAATACATCGAAGTTTCCATAAACTAAACCTCTTTCAATAAATGAAGCTATTCCTTTTGGGAACATGATAATAGGAATATGAGGATATTTTTCTTTTAAATACTCAGCAATCTCCACCATATATTTCCAAGAAAATTCATCATATTTTGAAGGTTCAATTGCCGCAGCCCATGAATCAAAGATTTGAACTACATCAACTCCAGCTTCAATTTGTTTTTCCATATAAAACTTAACTACATCTGTTACACGTCTAAGGATTTTATGTAAAAATTCTGGATTCGAATACAT belongs to Arcobacter defluvii and includes:
- the hemE gene encoding uroporphyrinogen decarboxylase, which codes for MSKIFVDACFRKETPYTPVWMMRQAGRYLPEYMEVRAKAGNFLNLCHNPELAAEVTIQPLDIVGVDAAILFSDILVVPNEMGMKLDFLKGEGPVFDKPIKTEEDLDALIGGEEAANKLTYVYETIKILKQRLPQDKALIGFTGAPWTLATYMIEGQGTKTYNLCKKMMYSNPEFLHKILRRVTDVVKFYMEKQIEAGVDVVQIFDSWAAAIEPSKYDEFSWKYMVEIAEYLKEKYPHIPIIMFPKGIASFIERGLVYGNFDVFGVDWGTPMALAKEKLGEKYVLQGNMEPCRLYSKEATTMCVEAIQNIMGGSGHIFNLGHGILPDVPVENAIHFVKECQRVSKKA